Proteins encoded by one window of Arachis hypogaea cultivar Tifrunner chromosome 1, arahy.Tifrunner.gnm2.J5K5, whole genome shotgun sequence:
- the LOC112695968 gene encoding LOB domain-containing protein 25 has translation MASSSSYNSPCAACKFLRRKCMPGCIFAPYFPPEEPQKFANVHKIFGASNVTKLLNELLPHQREDAVNSLAYEAEARVRDPVYGCVGAISFLQRQVQRLQKELDAANADLLRYSFTDIAPTPALSMPPGLTNATSLQQIPQRFGARFDNEGSGFYNNNRQYSPNIYSYPYSLPWTDTSSKDISDGGGLGDGDGRGGNL, from the coding sequence atggcatcatcaagctcgtACAATTCACCTTGCGCTGCCTGCAAATTCTTGAGGAGGAAGTGCATGCCAGGGTGTATCTTTGCGCCTTATTTTCCACCCGAAGAGCCTCAAAAGTTTGCAAACGTGCACAAGATCTTCGGTGCAAGCAATGTTACCAAGCTCCTCAACGAGCTTCTGCCTCATCAAAGGGAGGATGCGGTCAACTCCCTCGCTTATGAGGCAGAAGCTCGCGTGAGAGATCCTGTTTACGGCTGCGTTGGCGCCATATCATTCCTCCAAAGACAAGTCCAAAGACTTCAGAAAGAACTTGATGCCGCCAACGCCGATCTTCTCCGCTATTCCTTTACTGACATCGCTCCGACGCCGGCTCTTTCTATGCCTCCCGGACTAACCAATGCTACTTCCCTTCAACAAATTCCCCAAAGGTTTGGGGCAAGATTTGATAACGAAGGAAGTGGATTCTATAACAATAATCGCCAATATTCACCTAATATTTATTCTTACCCTTACTCTCTTCCCTGGACCGATACCTCTTCCAAGGATATCAGCGATGGGGGCGGGTTAGGTGACGGCGATGGGAGAGGAGGTAATTTGTGA